In Magnolia sinica isolate HGM2019 chromosome 12, MsV1, whole genome shotgun sequence, a single genomic region encodes these proteins:
- the LOC131221875 gene encoding uncharacterized protein LOC131221875, producing the protein MSYPSRAWMIAASVGAVEALKDQMGFCRWNYGLRSLHQHAKKTIRSYTQAHRPSPSLESSSSSSSMLMISERRRIDGDEKTKQSVESLRKVMYMSCWGPN; encoded by the coding sequence ATGAGTTACCCGAGCAGAGCTTGGATGATAGCAGCGAGCGTCGGAGCTGTTGAAGCCTTGAAAGATCAGATGGGGTTTTGTAGATGGAATTACGGTCTCAGATCTCTCCATCAACATGCCAAGAAGACCATCCGATCTTACACGCAAGCCCACAGACCCTCTCCATCTCtcgaatcttcttcttcttcttcttcaatgctGATGATTTCGGAGAGGAGGAGAATCGATGGAGATGAGAAAACGAAGCAGTCAGTAGAATCGCTGAGGAAAGTCATGTATATGAGTTGTTGGGGTCCTAACTGA